TTGATGTGCAAATTGAATGTCGAGATTGAGCGTACATGGATTATACCCCTCCGTATCTTACTTAGATGTGGATGAATGACGATAACGACAGCAGGCTAGGACCTAATGTTTGAGTTTGACTTTCTGTCTGGTGCAGATTCCTTATTGGTAGTACGGTACTCGTATTATGCAAAATGATGTGATGCACAATTACTGGTTCATCGAATTACATGTCACGTAAAGTTACATCTACGCTAATAAGCTACACAGAAACATGATACAACGTAATAtggtcgtcatcatcatagtCGTTAAAATCGATTGGCGTTGGTGCAATCTTTTACCCCTCATAAGCCTCGTGGTAAAGCGTCTCAATTAAAGTTTCCAGTACCACCTTTCTGACTCGATCCTTGTCTGTGCTGACCTTGTGTGGGACCCCATCTGGATCCAAGCCGTACCAAGTCGAATAGAAGAGAATGATAATGTTGAGCATCAGGATAGCCTCCGTAGTGGTCTTGGGTATGGGTCGCCTTGCCATGATTGCCGTTCGGACGCGTTCCATGCTTGTACGAATGTATTCACCTCGACCTTGCTCAGGTTGTTTGGTCTTGGGGTTGGAATTCTCGTTCGGGTTGAGGTTGTATTTGACGCTTCTGTTGGAATCGTCTTGTGAATCCTTGTCAGTGGTGGTGTTTATACTTGTGCTCGTGTTCGCAGTCGCACTTGAGCCGGGACCGTTCTTCACAACGTTCTTCACAAATATACACACCTCAAACGGCTTCTCGTACGGATAAAGGTAATGCGGATCCCTTGCTTTTGTCCACTCGACGCATCCAAATCTGGTCGCAAAGGGAAAGACTGCAACATTCTCCGTCCGGGCCGGGAGTTTGACAATGGCCTTATGCAGGCGGTCAGCCATCGATTggagctcttcttcacgATGTTCGATGACGAGGGTGGCGgcgaggatgagattgaaTATGTCGGTTTGATATCCAAGCTCATCTACGCCGTCGTGGGTGACATTGGAAGAGGGCAAGGTTGCCGGAAAAGGCGTGGAGGGGGTAGACGAAGCGAGTCGTTTCCAGCGCCTAGTCTTGACGCTCAACCGTTGGAGGAGATCGTGGTCCGCAGGAGTGATAAAAGAGTCATTGAGGGTCATGCCGTCGTAGCGGGTAGTGTTGTATTGCGGGGTGCCTCGTTGAAATGGGGGGATTGGGTTGCTGAGCGAAGGACGAAGGGGGAGATTGTCCAGTGTCGTCACCCGTCTTTGATCGGTGTATGTGGTTTCTGAATCCAGCATTTGCTCCTGAGAGTCACCCGGAGGATGATCACTATAAAGTtgctccttttcttcctcctcgcctgGCCTATTCCCTTCAACAATAGAGCCCCAATAAAGTTGGTCGAGACATGCATCCTCTAAAACAGTCTTGCCATCGTTTGAGCATGTTCCAGAAGGGGGACCTGATGCCAGCAGGCTATTGAACAGCCACCTATCAGTTATACCTCCTCTTTACAAGACATACTGCGTGAGAAATGTCACTTACCCTTCCACCGGCGATGAACCAGCATCACTCAACTCTTGATTCAAGTATACCTGACATCTTTGCGCCACCGCCCGCGCTGACGGAGGATTCTTTTTCTTACCAATCCACTCTACAAGTTTCTCGGCATCCCTATGAGTGAAGATATCAATCTCCAACGGGTGACGGAGTGCGTGAGAGTCGACAGGCGAAGGATGAAACGACGTGTCCGTATCCGCCTCGGTCTCTCTGGCGCTGCCGTTCGACGAAGGGTTCTTGGACAAGCAGAGAGGACTGATTGATGTGTTACTACGTATACCAGTCGGGGCTTGGTATGAGAAATTTTTGAGGAGCTCCGTTAGTTGACGTTTTTGAtcgaggatggaaggagagtTGTCGTCTCGAGACGGGGTGGCGGCGTTCAGCCTGCGGGTTGTGTTGTCTGGGCGGGTGAGGAAGACGGCGGCCTGTGCGTCAGACGGTGGCTCGGAGGCCGGCTCAGGGGGTTGAGCGGGGGGCGGCGGGGAAGGCGGTGCGGCCATGGCTGAGGAGCGGaggggcgggggagggaAGTGAGCAGGGAAGAATGCAGGATGGAAGTAACGAgctggtggtggaaagTACGTAATATTTAAGCGGCGAAATCAAATAAACCGCGTGTCGATGCAAGTTGACCCACCGCGAGTGTGGCATCGACACTGGATGGACCAACACCTTCTCCAGCATATCCGGTCAAGCGACAAACATGGCAGATCGTTATACATGCACAACAATGTTATCGTTATCAAAACATACCCTAGTAATGCTACTCTCCCTCaaattcctcttctgcaaaCTCGAGCAACCTCCATCCCTTTGCCCCCTCATCTTTCACCACTCCTCTCTCCGCCCACCATCCCAACGCCTTCCCcacctctcctttccccaCTGCCAACTTGTTCACGAGCTGATCTACCGCCCATACATCCTGCTTCTCAAACAATTCCATAATCGACGCTTGCAGAGGCGTAGCGTCGACTGTGACAGTCCGGTCGGAGAGGGTGACGGTCAGTGAGAGTGTACCAAGGTGGGGGACGAAGCGGAGGTGCTTGTCAGGTTTGAATATGTGGAATGAGGATTCGTATTCGGCGTGTATCCTAAGCGGGGCAGGGAGGCAGTTAGCAGTGAACCAAGTGTGGGGTGAAAGAGGACGCACTTTTGTAATTTCGACGGCAGTTTGAGGGATGACCGGGGCATATTTGGCCAAAATACTTTTGAGAGAACAAGAGGGTGTACGACAGACTAACAAAGATTTTAGTTTTCAGCCCAACCCCACAAAACACCACAAACTCacttttttctcctcttggACATGACCATCAATTCTCTTTGAATCCGCCACGTCTTTCACCATCACATCACACCCCGCCAACGCACTTTCTCCAAATCTCAGTTTTAGCAATTCAATCGTCCTCACTTCATGCACCACATCATAATCCTTTACTTGCAATAACCTCCCCGCGAGGTAATTCTGCAGTTCCTTCACAATCACTTCTTTTGTACCAAATATGCTGACCAGCGTGGAGACGATATCACTCGTCTTGCCGGACCTGAACTCTGGCGCAGCATCCGCCGGCTCAGGTTCCCATTTCGGATCATTAAAATCCTCTGCTTCACTATCCCCTTCACCAATTAACCCGccctcattctcatcttgCAGTTCTTCCCCCTGGACGAGCGCTTCGACGATACATTTGATAGTATCTGGCCTTTTTCGGAGGTGTTCCCGGATAGGGAGGGCGACAGCGTGTAAGAGGACGCCGACGGGATCGAGAATACGGAGAGAAcggatggtggagatgtAAATGTTTAGGATGACGTGGGTTTCGGCGCCGGGATGAAGGAGACGTTTAACATTCCTGTGGAAGGGGTTAATAAAGGGCCCGATGTTGATGGCGCGAGTACTCACGCAGCATTGAGCTTGTTGACTAGTTCTAAACGTTGATCGACTTTGAATAAACACTCTTTGAGATCTTCAAGAGCAGCCATAGAATCGGGAAAATCAATGATAATGTCGAACAGCTCGTCCGTTCTATATGGTTAGTTCTTTGCTGTATCGTATAAAAACGTTTACCTTATATCAAAAAAGCATTTACACAGGAAATAGTCGAACCGTGAGAACATTGGCCGTAGTGCACCCTGTACAGCTTCGTTACCTGCAAAATAATCAGCAATCATCCCCGTTCACCCTCTCTTggactcaccttcaaacATCCCTGATAACCAATTCGCAACACCATCCCCAATCCTCTGCCTCGCCCTACCTAATCTTCTTTGCCCCCATCCTTTTCCCGCTTCCTCCCTCGCTATCCGTTCAATCTCCTCATGCGCAACCTTGCTCAAACTTCCCGCATACCTTGGGAAAATCCCGAGCCTCGAGAGGTGCGGTGTAGGTGGAAGCACTTTTTGGTAGTTGATGCGTACGGATTGGAGGTAATCGTGTTGCGGTGGGGGGTTAGTGAGGTATTCAGGGAGGGAAGCGAGGGAGGCGTGAAGGAAACGTAAGAGATGGTcggggaaggaaggggggaaggatgaatgaagaagatggtggaatTTGCGGGTGAAAAGAGCGACGTATATGTTGCTTGCATCATCATAAGTTGACTGTAACGATACGTTAGGACTCACTCTTGGAACGCCCGTAGAGGCAAACCCCATGATCTCTGCCATGTTGCCAAACGCTCAAAGAGGCCTGACATGGTATGCAGCACCAGCttgtcatcgtcatcctctgcaGGCGTTTCCAACCGTTCTATAGCTGCCAGCACATCATACTCTACCAGTTCAAAATTATTCTCCACATCGTCCAAAAAATCGTCAAAGATTGATTTCGACATGTCGTATTGCTTGACTATGGCGAACGCATGGCTGACCTCGGGAGA
This Cryptococcus neoformans var. neoformans JEC21 chromosome 14 sequence DNA region includes the following protein-coding sequences:
- a CDS encoding ubiquitin-protein ligase, putative; protein product: MAALQAALLEWDINLPHLEQGRIAPAVEQVRKYIYPRNLHQVGSAKPQISPEVSHAFAIVKQYDMSKSIFDDFLDDVENNFELVEYDVLAAIERLETPAEDDDDKLVLHTMSGLFERLATWQRSWGLPLRAFQDNIYVALFTRKFHHLLHSSFPPSFPDHLLRFLHASLASLPEYLTNPPPQHDYLQSVRINYQKVLPPTPHLSRLGIFPRYAGSLSKVAHEEIERIAREEAGKGWGQRRLGRARQRIGDGVANWLSGMFEGNEAVQGALRPMFSRFDYFLCKCFFDIRTDELFDIIIDFPDSMAALEDLKECLFKVDQRLELVNKLNAANVKRLLHPGAETHVILNIYISTIRSLRILDPVGVLLHAVALPIREHLRKRPDTIKCIVEALVQGEELQDENEGGLIGEGDSEAEDFNDPKWEPEPADAAPEFRSGKTSDIVSTLVSIFGTKEVIVKELQNYLAGRLLQVKDYDVVHEVRTIELLKLRFGESALAGCDVMVKDVADSKRIDGHVQEEKKSVVHPLVLSKVFWPNMPRSSLKLPSKLQKIHAEYESSFHIFKPDKHLRFVPHLGTLSLTVTLSDRTVTVDATPLQASIMELFEKQDVWAVDQLVNKLAVGKGEVGKALGWWAERGVVKDEGAKGWRLLEFAEEEFEGE